Proteins encoded together in one Thermoplasmatales archaeon BRNA1 window:
- a CDS encoding Folate-dependent phosphoribosylglycinamide formyltransferase PurN, whose amino-acid sequence MLRLGWFSTGRGPGSRNLLKAVMDEKEKGNLDIEIPFVFCNWDNTEVPNSRKEQRQMFFDMVARYGIPLETASFKKFMPELREKDKEAWGNAYGKVLREKTQKYRPELGILAGYMLWMDDETCEVYDMLNLHPALPWGPKGTWQEVIWQLISENAEEQGVMMHICTKEHDRGDALTYCGFPIRGGDYDALWERMNEKLKTKTLDQIKEEEGENEPLFRRIREDGAKRELPLIVSTIRLFAEGTVTIKEKRLWRDGVKLDGPYDLSAEVDRAI is encoded by the coding sequence ATGCTTAGACTAGGCTGGTTCTCCACCGGGAGGGGCCCCGGTTCCAGGAATCTCCTGAAAGCCGTCATGGACGAGAAGGAGAAAGGGAACCTCGACATCGAGATCCCCTTCGTATTCTGCAATTGGGACAACACCGAGGTCCCCAACTCCAGGAAGGAGCAGAGGCAGATGTTCTTCGACATGGTGGCTAGATACGGGATCCCGCTGGAGACGGCCAGTTTCAAGAAGTTCATGCCGGAGCTCCGCGAGAAAGACAAGGAGGCCTGGGGGAATGCCTACGGAAAAGTCCTCAGGGAGAAGACTCAGAAGTACAGGCCCGAACTGGGCATACTCGCCGGCTACATGCTCTGGATGGATGACGAGACCTGCGAGGTCTACGACATGCTCAACCTGCACCCCGCCCTGCCCTGGGGCCCGAAAGGGACCTGGCAGGAGGTCATCTGGCAGCTCATCTCCGAAAATGCCGAGGAGCAGGGTGTAATGATGCACATCTGCACCAAAGAGCACGACAGGGGCGATGCGCTCACCTACTGCGGCTTCCCCATCAGGGGCGGAGACTACGATGCCCTGTGGGAGCGGATGAACGAGAAGCTCAAAACCAAGACCCTCGACCAGATCAAGGAGGAAGAGGGGGAGAACGAGCCCCTGTTCAGGAGGATCAGGGAGGACGGCGCCAAGAGGGAGCTGCCACTGATCGTCTCCACCATTAGGCTGTTCGCCGAGGGCACGGTCACCATCAAAGAGAAGAGGCTGTGGAGGGACGGCGTCAAGCTCGACGGACCTTACGACCTCTCCGCGGAAGTAGACAGGGCGATCTGA
- a CDS encoding Uroporphyrinogen-III decarboxylase yields the protein MTSRERGLAVFHGEIPDRAPVCDFGNAAMLGYTGHTMKECRGNTALTDSIMKEWAKATGADIFFGPMETKGIFMDLPDLQIKLPDDDQGSLQNTYFSSPEDVESKPLYDPFNPEESPNFRKYVLDVFKSERAALPDVMTPAWCEGVLTTSGFLRGIDTLILMLLTEPDEAKKVIRRGADFSRDIVSAQLEEVDADYVVYTDPVSSADMIDDVMFREFNLDLLHRNITHWKNKYGVGTMLHICGDTTPMLKDFAKTGAEVMSLDHKVNLKTAKADFGGKLAVMGNLDPVSLILNGSAADVAAAAEKCFEDAGKDGGYIFGAGCAEPKATPIANIQAMVEVSKKHPY from the coding sequence ATGACCTCACGCGAACGCGGTCTTGCGGTCTTCCACGGGGAGATCCCTGACCGTGCGCCTGTCTGCGACTTCGGGAACGCGGCGATGCTCGGGTACACCGGACATACGATGAAAGAGTGCAGGGGGAACACCGCCCTGACCGACTCGATTATGAAGGAGTGGGCGAAGGCCACCGGTGCCGATATCTTTTTCGGACCGATGGAGACCAAGGGTATCTTCATGGACCTTCCCGACCTGCAGATCAAACTGCCGGACGACGACCAGGGGAGCCTCCAGAACACCTACTTCTCCAGCCCCGAGGACGTGGAGAGCAAACCCCTCTACGACCCGTTCAACCCCGAAGAGAGCCCGAACTTCCGCAAGTACGTCCTGGACGTCTTCAAGTCGGAAAGGGCGGCGCTCCCGGACGTGATGACGCCCGCATGGTGCGAGGGGGTGCTTACCACGAGCGGCTTCCTCAGAGGCATCGACACACTCATCCTCATGCTTCTGACCGAGCCCGACGAGGCGAAGAAGGTGATCAGGAGGGGAGCGGACTTCTCCAGGGACATCGTGAGTGCGCAGCTGGAGGAGGTCGACGCGGATTACGTGGTGTACACAGACCCCGTGTCCTCCGCGGACATGATCGACGATGTGATGTTCAGGGAGTTCAACCTCGACCTCCTGCACAGGAACATCACCCACTGGAAGAACAAGTACGGCGTGGGCACGATGCTCCACATTTGCGGGGACACCACCCCCATGCTGAAGGACTTCGCCAAGACCGGTGCGGAGGTCATGAGCCTCGACCACAAGGTCAACCTGAAGACCGCGAAGGCGGATTTCGGAGGGAAGCTCGCCGTCATGGGCAACCTTGACCCCGTGTCGCTGATCCTGAACGGTTCGGCGGCGGATGTCGCCGCTGCGGCGGAGAAGTGTTTCGAGGATGCCGGAAAGGACGGAGGATACATCTTCGGAGCCGGATGCGCCGAACCGAAGGCAACCCCCATCGCCAACATCCAGGCCATGGTGGAAGTCTCGAAGAAGCACCCGTACTGA
- a CDS encoding acetolactate synthase, large subunit, biosynthetic type: MKGSKALLKMLEDRHVDTVFGYPGAVIIPIYDSFIDSGVRHVLVRHEQCAAHMADGYARASGRPGVCLATSGPGTTNLVTGIATAYADSVPLIALTGQVGTSFLGAEAFQEVDSYSLMMPVTKHNFRVLDPERLPHAIDEAWKICQIGRPGPVHIDMPTDQLSADIPDEYLTKDYGVKIPLEDVSGVEEAARMIREAQRPVMLVGGGAMGASKEVVRLAEYTNMPVITTLMSLGVIPSTHPLCMGPLGMHGKLGALDAFQQADLILAVGTKFSDRTYNPHTMPAPDCKVIQIDIDATQFGKSQRCSINLKTYAKRGTHLLLNALKGYQSTHSDWDGRIKQLRDRCRCAFDYDCEPIVPQKVMHEINRLLEREDVIVTTDVGQNQMWAMHCLDVKYPRQFITSGSFGTMGFGLPSAMGAKMARPDAKVVTIVGDGGLQMVIQELATSVAEDIPVTIVLLNNGWLGMVRQWQKLFWDRRFSGTDLRPDPDFVKVAESFGAWGIRVEKPSEIREALERGINSDRTCLIDIRIDTEEDITPMILSNPDVPIVKGRCPY; encoded by the coding sequence ATGAAGGGCTCTAAGGCACTGCTGAAGATGCTGGAAGACCGGCACGTCGACACCGTGTTCGGTTATCCGGGCGCCGTGATTATTCCGATCTATGATTCTTTCATCGATTCCGGGGTAAGGCACGTCCTTGTCAGGCACGAGCAGTGCGCCGCCCACATGGCGGACGGATACGCGAGGGCCTCCGGCAGGCCGGGGGTCTGTCTCGCCACATCCGGTCCCGGTACCACCAACCTCGTAACCGGTATCGCGACCGCCTATGCGGATTCCGTCCCGCTCATCGCACTGACCGGACAGGTCGGGACCTCCTTCCTGGGCGCCGAGGCGTTCCAGGAGGTGGACTCCTACTCCCTCATGATGCCGGTCACCAAGCACAACTTCAGGGTCCTCGACCCCGAGAGGCTGCCCCACGCCATCGACGAGGCGTGGAAGATCTGCCAGATCGGGAGACCCGGACCCGTCCACATAGACATGCCCACGGACCAGCTCTCCGCGGACATCCCCGACGAGTATCTGACCAAGGACTACGGCGTCAAGATCCCCCTCGAGGACGTCTCGGGCGTGGAGGAGGCCGCGAGGATGATCAGGGAAGCCCAGCGCCCCGTCATGCTCGTGGGAGGAGGGGCCATGGGTGCCTCGAAGGAGGTCGTGAGGCTCGCCGAGTACACCAATATGCCCGTCATCACCACCCTCATGTCCCTCGGTGTCATCCCGAGCACCCACCCGCTGTGCATGGGTCCCCTGGGAATGCACGGGAAACTGGGTGCCCTGGACGCCTTCCAGCAGGCGGACCTCATCCTCGCCGTAGGGACCAAGTTCTCCGACAGGACATACAACCCCCACACCATGCCGGCCCCCGACTGCAAGGTCATCCAGATCGACATCGATGCCACCCAGTTCGGAAAGAGCCAGAGGTGCTCCATCAACCTCAAGACATATGCCAAAAGGGGCACTCATCTCCTTCTCAACGCCTTGAAGGGGTATCAGAGTACCCACTCCGACTGGGACGGAAGGATAAAGCAGCTCAGGGACAGGTGCAGGTGCGCCTTCGACTACGACTGCGAGCCCATAGTCCCCCAGAAGGTCATGCATGAGATCAACCGCCTCCTGGAGAGGGAAGATGTCATCGTCACCACCGACGTGGGCCAGAACCAGATGTGGGCCATGCACTGCCTCGACGTGAAGTATCCGCGGCAGTTCATCACCTCCGGTTCCTTCGGAACCATGGGATTCGGTCTGCCCTCCGCCATGGGCGCGAAGATGGCTAGACCCGATGCCAAGGTGGTCACCATCGTCGGGGACGGAGGTCTCCAGATGGTCATCCAGGAGCTCGCCACCTCCGTGGCAGAGGATATTCCCGTCACCATCGTCCTCCTCAACAACGGATGGCTAGGCATGGTCAGACAGTGGCAGAAGCTGTTCTGGGACCGCAGGTTCTCCGGGACCGACCTGAGGCCCGATCCGGACTTCGTCAAGGTCGCGGAATCCTTCGGCGCGTGGGGAATCAGGGTCGAGAAGCCCTCCGAGATCCGCGAGGCCCTGGAGAGGGGGATCAACTCCGACAGGACCTGCCTCATCGATATCCGCATCGACACCGAGGAGGACATCACGCCGATGATCCTCTCGAACCCGGACGTGCCCATCGTCAAGGGAAGATGCCCTTACTGA
- a CDS encoding acetolactate synthase, large subunit, biosynthetic type, translating into MKGSRALLKMLEDKGVETMFGYPGGSVIPIYDEIKESSIRHILVRHEQCAGHAADGFARATGQTGVCLSTSGPGATNMVTGIATAYADSVPMLALTGQVGTTMLGSDAFQEVDAYSLMMSITKHNFRVTDIKRLPHAISEAWEIARTGRPGPVHIDLPVDQVNADIDESLLSEKFGIKMPVEDLSAVPDAVALIRSAQKPVIFAGGGVISANASEELVRLAEMLGAPVVTPLMGIGSIPSAHPLCMGALGMHGRMCAMEAFSHADLIIAVGTKFSDRTYSPHTKPGETCRVVQIDIDATQLGKSGRDGVNIKADAKRALRAIIDAMGTAPTHEDWKRQYTEWKTRCTCDYDFFTSPIVPQKVMRELNSFIDNDTIITTDVGQNQMWAMHFLDIKRPRQLLSSGSFGTMGFGLPAAIGAKAGRPDCKVAAIVGDGGLQMVIQELATSVAEKLPVVVVLLNNGWLGMVKQWQKLFWDQRYSETELLDDPDFGMIAKAYHARGITVDRAGDVHDALKEAFDCGETCIVDIRVDPEEDALPMLPPNPALKAIKGRCQF; encoded by the coding sequence ATGAAAGGCTCCAGAGCACTGCTCAAGATGTTGGAAGACAAAGGCGTCGAGACCATGTTCGGTTATCCCGGCGGATCGGTCATCCCAATCTACGACGAGATCAAGGAATCGAGCATCAGACACATCCTCGTCAGACACGAGCAGTGCGCGGGCCACGCGGCGGACGGTTTCGCCAGGGCCACCGGACAGACCGGGGTCTGCCTTTCGACCTCCGGCCCCGGAGCCACCAACATGGTCACCGGGATAGCCACTGCGTACGCCGACTCCGTCCCCATGCTCGCCCTGACCGGACAGGTGGGGACCACCATGCTCGGATCCGACGCCTTCCAGGAGGTGGACGCATACTCCCTGATGATGTCCATCACCAAGCACAACTTCAGGGTCACCGACATCAAGAGACTCCCCCACGCCATATCCGAGGCTTGGGAGATCGCCCGCACCGGCAGGCCGGGACCGGTCCATATCGACCTCCCCGTCGACCAGGTGAACGCGGACATCGACGAGTCTCTCCTGTCCGAGAAGTTCGGCATCAAGATGCCCGTCGAGGACCTCTCCGCCGTTCCAGACGCCGTCGCGCTCATCAGGAGTGCCCAGAAACCCGTGATCTTCGCCGGCGGAGGGGTGATCTCCGCCAACGCCAGCGAGGAGCTCGTCCGTCTCGCGGAGATGCTCGGGGCACCCGTCGTCACCCCCCTCATGGGGATCGGTTCCATCCCCAGCGCCCACCCGCTCTGCATGGGTGCGCTCGGCATGCACGGCAGGATGTGCGCCATGGAGGCCTTCTCCCACGCGGACCTCATCATCGCCGTCGGAACCAAGTTCTCCGACAGGACCTACTCCCCCCACACCAAACCCGGGGAGACCTGCAGGGTGGTCCAGATCGACATCGACGCCACACAGCTCGGCAAGTCCGGGAGAGACGGCGTCAACATCAAGGCCGATGCCAAGAGGGCTCTGAGAGCCATCATCGACGCCATGGGCACCGCGCCCACCCACGAGGACTGGAAGCGCCAGTACACCGAATGGAAGACCAGGTGCACCTGCGATTACGATTTCTTCACCTCACCGATCGTCCCCCAGAAGGTCATGAGGGAGCTGAACTCCTTCATCGACAATGACACGATCATCACCACCGACGTCGGCCAGAACCAGATGTGGGCCATGCACTTCCTGGACATCAAGAGGCCCAGGCAGCTGCTGTCCTCGGGTTCCTTCGGTACGATGGGGTTCGGACTCCCCGCCGCCATAGGGGCCAAGGCCGGCAGGCCCGACTGCAAGGTCGCCGCGATCGTGGGCGACGGAGGGCTCCAGATGGTCATCCAGGAACTTGCCACCTCCGTGGCGGAGAAGCTCCCGGTCGTTGTCGTTCTCCTGAACAACGGATGGCTCGGGATGGTCAAGCAGTGGCAGAAACTGTTCTGGGACCAGAGGTACTCCGAGACAGAGCTCCTCGACGACCCCGATTTCGGGATGATCGCCAAGGCGTACCACGCCAGGGGAATCACCGTCGACCGTGCCGGAGATGTCCACGATGCCCTCAAGGAGGCGTTCGACTGCGGAGAGACCTGCATCGTCGACATACGCGTGGATCCCGAGGAGGATGCCCTGCCCATGCTCCCGCCGAACCCCGCACTGAAGGCAATCAAGGGAAGATGCCAGTTCTAA
- a CDS encoding putative dinucleotide-utilizing enzyme — protein sequence MRITIVGCGSIGSRLAAAADQMDEVKRIYLVDIRKEVADKVAAGLNKAIVVDSVEDELYHTDLVIEAASQATAKEVVPKVVSRGVDMMVMSVGSFVDDDFREMVFEKAKEHEAKVFFPAGALCGVDGLRSASQEGLDSVELITTKGPKSLADVQYLIDKGIFVDKITEPTTVYSGPAREAVKLFPKNVNVAATVSLSGIGFDKTQVTIVLDPAATSNSHELRYSGNFGHAVSHTYNLPEPDNPKTSALAVLSATAALKRVCRNEWFGI from the coding sequence ATGAGGATTACTATCGTAGGTTGCGGTTCAATCGGTTCCAGGCTTGCCGCTGCCGCCGATCAGATGGACGAGGTCAAGAGGATATACCTCGTCGACATCAGGAAGGAGGTCGCCGACAAGGTCGCCGCCGGTCTGAACAAGGCAATCGTCGTCGATTCCGTCGAGGACGAACTCTACCATACCGACCTCGTCATCGAGGCCGCTTCCCAGGCAACCGCAAAGGAGGTCGTCCCCAAGGTTGTCTCCAGGGGAGTCGACATGATGGTCATGTCCGTCGGATCCTTCGTGGACGATGATTTCAGGGAGATGGTCTTCGAGAAGGCCAAGGAGCACGAGGCGAAGGTCTTCTTCCCCGCCGGTGCGCTCTGCGGTGTCGACGGACTGAGGTCCGCATCCCAGGAGGGTCTAGACTCGGTCGAGCTCATCACCACCAAGGGACCCAAGTCCCTCGCGGACGTTCAGTATCTCATCGACAAGGGAATCTTTGTCGACAAGATCACCGAGCCCACCACCGTATACTCCGGACCCGCAAGGGAGGCCGTCAAGCTGTTCCCCAAGAACGTCAACGTCGCCGCCACCGTCTCCCTCTCGGGAATCGGATTCGACAAGACCCAGGTCACCATCGTCCTGGATCCCGCTGCGACCAGTAACTCCCACGAGCTGCGCTACTCCGGTAACTTCGGACACGCCGTGTCCCACACCTACAACCTGCCGGAGCCCGACAACCCGAAGACCTCCGCGCTCGCCGTCCTTTCCGCGACCGCGGCGCTTAAGAGGGTCTGCCGCAACGAGTGGTTCGGAATCTGA
- a CDS encoding ketol-acid reductoisomerase — translation MDTKIYHDEDATFDVLKGKKIAVLGYGAQGRAQALCLRDSGLDVIVGVRKDGESWNKAKEDGGMEVTDMTDAVKKGDVVMILLPDEIQPEIYDKYVKDNLKSGAALDFAHGFAITYKLIVPPKDVDVIMMAPKSPGDAERQQFLEGFGVPALIAVHQDATGNAKKIALALAKGLGALRAGTFEVDNFDLETKSDLFGEQSIECGGLSKLIEEGFQTLVDQGFPPIVAYFECCHECKLIIDLVVSGGMPYMWRVCSNTAKYGGLTRRDLIINDQSVEGMKKVYQMIDSGEFKKEWRAEYEQNHLQKLHALMDAEDKMLLETTGKEVRALFQRKN, via the coding sequence ATGGACACCAAGATTTACCATGATGAGGACGCAACTTTCGACGTTCTCAAAGGCAAGAAGATCGCAGTTCTCGGATACGGGGCACAGGGACGCGCCCAGGCGCTCTGCCTCCGCGACTCCGGACTCGATGTCATCGTCGGAGTCAGGAAGGACGGGGAGTCCTGGAACAAGGCGAAGGAAGACGGAGGAATGGAAGTCACCGACATGACGGATGCCGTCAAGAAGGGAGACGTCGTCATGATCCTCCTCCCCGACGAGATCCAGCCTGAGATCTACGACAAATACGTCAAGGACAACCTCAAGTCCGGTGCGGCCCTCGACTTCGCCCACGGATTCGCCATCACCTACAAGCTCATCGTACCCCCCAAGGACGTCGACGTCATCATGATGGCCCCCAAGTCCCCCGGAGACGCGGAGAGGCAGCAGTTCCTCGAGGGATTCGGTGTCCCCGCCCTCATCGCCGTCCACCAGGACGCCACCGGCAACGCGAAGAAGATCGCCCTCGCGCTCGCGAAGGGACTCGGAGCCCTCCGCGCGGGAACCTTCGAGGTCGACAACTTCGACCTCGAGACCAAATCCGACCTGTTCGGAGAGCAGTCCATCGAGTGCGGAGGACTCTCCAAGCTCATCGAGGAGGGATTCCAGACCCTCGTTGACCAGGGATTCCCCCCGATCGTCGCATACTTCGAGTGCTGCCACGAGTGCAAGCTCATCATCGACCTCGTCGTGTCCGGCGGAATGCCGTACATGTGGAGGGTCTGCTCCAACACCGCCAAGTACGGAGGGCTCACCCGCAGGGACCTCATCATCAACGACCAGTCCGTCGAGGGCATGAAGAAGGTCTACCAGATGATCGACTCCGGCGAGTTCAAGAAGGAGTGGCGCGCCGAGTACGAGCAGAACCACCTCCAGAAGCTCCACGCCCTGATGGACGCAGAGGACAAGATGCTCCTCGAGACCACCGGAAAAGAGGTCAGGGCCCTCTTCCAGAGGAAGAACTGA
- a CDS encoding Amino acid transporter translates to MSDEVGALADQLRNELVRSIDWKQGLIIAMGIPILIVPSLCDLSVTLWSMSIIIWVLSVLSGFLLNIPLGEMCATFGVAGIGGSIQYVYKDDERYAGKKINRGRMIGSLGAWAYFATWVPVIPIFTIMTGVYINDYFELGIDGFNSTLFYLVLGAAIYGFIIVSGRKGLEGGAKIQLILAAITIVPILVICVVPLINGDFSLSAITDELIPKHHTFGDGAVSEAWVWNGNSLLMILGCFTVAQWSAVGWESAATYGAEYKEPNRDVPKALIACGLLCLFMYFVIAFCMYGALGIDGIYEAGAATLIPISESDFGDIGGAVAVFLLIAGMVMIIQTAFLATARTIQVMAKDGNFPFVFSLTNEYGVPIYAMFFEAFIGFVVILAGITASQILAVSALGFAIALGMCMLAFIKSRHDPRFKDIERIYRAPKWALPGAYFMAIFEFFFMIPGLLYYVYSTMSIGYCVVGIAATMMYVPCWIFIQWWNTQAHPEIQVGIVFDKEENPQPKLMGVFAIVGSILMLTSCLAAWVNGYELFNGMAVLNADWADGLFQYIPVVFSLIGVAIMVCEGLNFLKRAESSVALCVVCLVLSIVGLALGTYFCTWDIFTGGVKIADGAMIGLAGCVMALIFSAIQVRSVTGHPVKLKKRNAY, encoded by the coding sequence ATGTCAGACGAAGTCGGAGCATTAGCCGATCAACTCCGTAACGAACTCGTTAGGAGCATCGACTGGAAACAAGGGCTCATCATCGCCATGGGAATCCCGATCCTCATCGTACCTTCGCTGTGCGATCTGTCGGTCACCCTGTGGTCGATGAGCATCATCATTTGGGTGCTGTCAGTCCTTTCCGGATTCCTTCTCAACATCCCCCTCGGAGAGATGTGCGCCACGTTCGGTGTCGCCGGTATCGGCGGATCGATCCAGTACGTCTACAAGGATGACGAGAGATACGCCGGGAAGAAAATCAACCGCGGCCGCATGATCGGATCGCTCGGTGCCTGGGCGTATTTCGCCACCTGGGTTCCCGTTATCCCGATCTTCACCATCATGACCGGCGTGTACATCAACGATTATTTCGAGCTCGGAATCGACGGATTCAACTCCACTCTGTTCTACCTCGTCCTCGGAGCCGCCATCTACGGCTTCATCATCGTCTCCGGAAGGAAAGGACTCGAGGGCGGTGCGAAGATCCAGCTGATCCTCGCCGCCATCACCATCGTCCCCATCCTCGTCATCTGCGTCGTTCCCCTCATCAACGGGGATTTCAGTCTCTCGGCCATCACCGACGAGCTCATCCCCAAGCACCACACCTTCGGCGACGGAGCCGTCAGCGAGGCATGGGTCTGGAACGGCAACAGCCTCCTCATGATCCTCGGATGCTTCACCGTCGCACAGTGGAGCGCGGTCGGATGGGAGTCCGCCGCAACCTACGGTGCAGAGTACAAGGAGCCCAACAGGGACGTCCCCAAGGCCCTCATCGCCTGCGGTCTGCTCTGCCTGTTCATGTACTTCGTCATCGCGTTCTGCATGTACGGTGCGCTCGGAATCGACGGGATCTACGAGGCCGGCGCCGCAACCCTCATCCCCATCTCCGAGAGCGATTTCGGAGACATCGGAGGGGCGGTCGCTGTGTTCCTCCTCATCGCGGGAATGGTCATGATCATCCAGACCGCCTTCCTCGCCACCGCCAGGACCATCCAGGTCATGGCGAAGGACGGGAACTTCCCGTTCGTCTTCTCGCTCACCAACGAGTACGGTGTCCCGATCTACGCCATGTTCTTCGAGGCGTTCATCGGATTCGTCGTCATCCTCGCGGGAATCACCGCATCCCAGATCCTTGCCGTGTCCGCACTCGGATTCGCCATCGCCCTCGGTATGTGCATGCTCGCCTTCATCAAGTCTAGGCACGACCCCCGCTTCAAGGACATCGAGAGGATCTACAGGGCACCCAAATGGGCTCTCCCCGGCGCCTACTTCATGGCGATCTTCGAGTTCTTCTTCATGATCCCCGGACTGCTCTACTACGTCTACTCGACCATGAGCATCGGATACTGCGTCGTCGGAATCGCGGCCACCATGATGTACGTCCCCTGCTGGATCTTCATCCAGTGGTGGAACACCCAGGCCCACCCCGAGATCCAGGTCGGAATCGTGTTCGACAAGGAGGAGAACCCCCAGCCCAAGCTCATGGGAGTCTTCGCCATCGTCGGATCCATACTGATGCTGACCTCCTGCCTCGCCGCATGGGTCAACGGATACGAGCTGTTCAACGGAATGGCGGTCCTGAACGCCGACTGGGCGGACGGACTCTTCCAGTACATCCCGGTCGTCTTCTCCCTCATCGGAGTCGCGATCATGGTCTGCGAGGGTCTGAACTTCCTGAAGCGTGCCGAGTCCTCCGTCGCCCTGTGCGTCGTCTGCCTCGTCCTCTCGATTGTCGGACTCGCGCTCGGTACGTACTTCTGCACTTGGGACATCTTCACCGGAGGCGTCAAGATCGCCGACGGTGCGATGATCGGTCTCGCAGGATGCGTCATGGCGCTCATCTTCTCGGCCATCCAGGTCCGCAGCGTCACCGGCCACCCGGTGAAGCTCAAGAAAAGGAACGCCTACTGA
- a CDS encoding Xaa-Pro aminopeptidase: MKSRAERLMENAGDLDAIVIANGGESFLDSTYRYLLEPSGGVFEDCYMVIRKDGTQVAVVNTLEEESARSGKGEVEVFKTREDLENIFSKYLRGCSKVGFNIDCVPYSTVLGIRRLADYSFVVGDARKAISDTVAVKDEREIEAIRKACSITSEVACEIPDYLSEGVSETEVAARMEIRMQELGGKGLAFDTIAAFGPNSSMPHYSPADYRLKKGDAALFDFGCKWGGYCSDLTRTVFFGKPPEELERAYEVVRQAQQAGIDEYRAGAKAKDADLAARKVIDGSEFKGKFIHSFGHGIGMDVHQPIHVSPKSAQVLKAGNIVSAEPGIYIPGVGGIRIEDTVLITENGCERLTSYPHEITIV, translated from the coding sequence ATGAAAAGCAGGGCCGAGAGGCTTATGGAGAATGCCGGGGACTTGGACGCCATCGTGATCGCCAACGGCGGCGAGAGCTTCCTCGATTCCACCTATAGGTATCTCCTGGAACCCTCCGGGGGAGTCTTCGAGGACTGCTACATGGTCATAAGGAAGGACGGCACCCAGGTGGCCGTCGTGAACACCCTCGAAGAGGAAAGTGCCAGATCGGGAAAAGGAGAGGTCGAGGTCTTCAAGACCAGGGAGGACCTCGAGAACATCTTCTCCAAGTATCTCAGGGGGTGCAGCAAGGTCGGATTCAACATAGACTGCGTCCCCTACTCCACCGTCCTGGGCATAAGGAGGCTCGCGGACTACTCGTTCGTGGTCGGAGATGCCAGGAAGGCCATCTCGGACACCGTCGCCGTCAAGGACGAGAGGGAGATCGAGGCCATCAGGAAGGCGTGTTCCATCACCTCCGAGGTCGCGTGCGAGATCCCCGATTATCTTTCCGAGGGAGTTTCGGAGACCGAGGTCGCCGCCCGCATGGAGATCAGGATGCAGGAGCTGGGAGGAAAGGGACTGGCCTTCGACACCATCGCGGCCTTCGGTCCCAACTCCAGCATGCCCCACTATTCCCCCGCGGATTACAGGCTGAAGAAGGGGGATGCCGCGCTGTTCGATTTCGGATGCAAGTGGGGAGGTTATTGCTCGGACCTCACCCGCACGGTCTTCTTCGGCAAGCCCCCGGAGGAGCTGGAGAGGGCGTACGAGGTGGTCAGGCAGGCCCAGCAGGCGGGGATTGACGAGTACCGCGCCGGTGCCAAGGCCAAGGACGCCGACCTCGCCGCGAGGAAGGTCATCGACGGGTCGGAGTTCAAGGGCAAGTTCATCCACTCCTTCGGACACGGAATCGGGATGGATGTTCATCAGCCCATCCACGTCTCGCCCAAGTCGGCGCAGGTTCTGAAGGCGGGCAACATCGTCTCCGCGGAACCCGGCATCTACATCCCCGGAGTGGGCGGGATAAGGATAGAGGACACCGTCCTAATTACAGAAAACGGGTGCGAGAGGCTCACCTCGTACCCGCACGAGATCACGATAGTGTGA